In the genome of Verrucomicrobiota bacterium, one region contains:
- a CDS encoding glycosyltransferase family 4 protein, protein MKVLVIGKVYPEPLSSAAGTRTMGLIDAFLTVNWSVTFTTTAEPTEHSDDLLKKGVSTRKSQVNDDAFDHWVRSLAPNFVVFDRYMTEEQFGWRIEKACPDTLRILDTIDLHCLREAREQQLKHGGNLNLFNDVALREIAAIFRSDLSWIISEFEIECLQSVFQVPATQLSYLPLMLDSPLPSTSTFEDRKDFVMIGNYLHAPNWDAVHWCCDQIWPIIRQQLPDAALHLYGSYEPEKVRQLENAANGIYFCGRAEESMKTLGRYRVNLAPLRFGAGQKGKVADGFCSGTPTVVTPIAAESMNGPIDWGCLIHADAPGLAQTAVELYTKPDLWKTVQHQGYRIVKDRFLAKEWAPSLIEQLKSLTTENRKNHFVGQMLRHHHHRSTEYMSRWIEAKNRFNYEKSKR, encoded by the coding sequence ATGAAAGTCTTAGTCATCGGCAAAGTCTACCCCGAGCCCCTCTCGAGTGCTGCTGGCACCCGGACGATGGGGCTTATCGATGCGTTCTTAACCGTAAATTGGTCAGTGACCTTTACGACAACGGCAGAGCCCACCGAGCACTCCGACGACCTCCTCAAGAAAGGTGTTTCGACCAGAAAATCACAAGTCAACGATGACGCTTTCGATCATTGGGTGCGATCGCTGGCGCCAAACTTCGTAGTGTTTGACCGCTACATGACGGAAGAGCAATTCGGCTGGCGAATCGAAAAAGCCTGTCCCGATACCTTACGAATTCTCGATACCATTGATCTCCACTGTCTACGGGAAGCACGCGAGCAGCAGTTGAAGCACGGGGGTAACCTGAATCTTTTCAATGACGTGGCACTCCGTGAGATTGCAGCGATCTTTCGTTCCGATCTGAGCTGGATCATTTCCGAGTTCGAAATCGAATGCCTACAATCGGTCTTTCAAGTGCCTGCCACTCAGTTGAGTTATCTGCCTCTGATGTTGGATTCGCCTCTACCTTCGACATCCACTTTCGAAGACCGAAAAGACTTCGTGATGATAGGTAACTACCTTCACGCACCCAACTGGGATGCCGTCCACTGGTGTTGTGATCAAATTTGGCCGATCATCCGCCAGCAATTACCCGACGCCGCGCTTCACCTATACGGCTCCTATGAGCCGGAAAAGGTCCGGCAACTAGAGAACGCCGCAAACGGAATCTACTTCTGCGGTCGAGCCGAGGAGTCGATGAAAACGCTCGGACGTTACCGGGTAAACCTCGCACCTCTCCGTTTCGGTGCCGGACAGAAAGGCAAGGTCGCTGACGGCTTTTGCTCCGGCACGCCGACAGTAGTCACACCCATTGCAGCGGAATCGATGAACGGGCCCATCGACTGGGGCTGCCTGATACACGCCGATGCACCCGGTCTCGCCCAAACCGCTGTGGAGCTCTACACGAAGCCGGATCTATGGAAAACGGTTCAGCACCAAGGCTACCGCATCGTCAAAGACCGCTTCCTCGCCAAGGAATGGGCACCCAGCCTGATCGAACAATTAAAATCCCTTACTACCGAAAACCGCAAAAACCACTTCGTCGGCCAAATGCTCCGCCACCACCACCACCGCAGCACGGAATACATGAGCCGTTGGATAGAAGCGAAGAACCGATTCAACTACGAAAAATCCAAGAGGTAG
- a CDS encoding GxxExxY protein has product MGSIIVTAAIQLHQKLGPGLLESVYETILARSLENEGLPAKRQHPVRIEYDGMTFDEGFRADLFVNEKVIIELKSVEKIHPAHKKQLLTYLKLTDCRLGYLLNFGEELMKNGITRIIHGNLNPE; this is encoded by the coding sequence ATTGGATCAATCATCGTTACTGCCGCTATCCAACTTCACCAGAAACTTGGACCCGGGCTCCTTGAATCGGTTTATGAGACCATCCTTGCTCGTTCTTTGGAGAACGAAGGTCTACCCGCAAAGCGCCAGCACCCCGTTCGCATTGAATATGACGGAATGACTTTTGATGAGGGTTTTCGTGCGGACCTTTTCGTGAACGAGAAAGTCATCATTGAATTAAAGTCGGTTGAGAAGATTCATCCGGCGCACAAGAAGCAGCTTCTTACCTATTTGAAACTCACCGATTGCCGCCTTGGTTACCTTCTAAATTTTGGGGAGGAACTGATGAAGAACGGAATCACCAGAATAATCCATGGAAATCTAAATCCAGAATAA